One part of the Xiphophorus maculatus strain JP 163 A chromosome 1, X_maculatus-5.0-male, whole genome shotgun sequence genome encodes these proteins:
- the LOC102218605 gene encoding NADH dehydrogenase [ubiquinone] 1 alpha subcomplex subunit 4-like 2: protein MFRAVAEHAKRHPGLIPQFFFICLGMGGASLYLIRLARGPHVTWNKTDNPEPWNNLDPTYQYKFVAITTDYKNLKKEGPDF from the exons ATGTTCCGGGCCGTGGCTGAGCACGCAAAGAGGCACCCTGGG CTAATCCCCCAGTTCTTCTTTATCTGCCTGGGAATGGGTGGCGCATCCTTATATCTTATCCGGCTGGCCAGAGGACCACATGTCAC CTGGAACAAGACAGATAATCCTGAACCATGGAATAACCTCGACCCCACATACCAGTACAAG ttTGTGGCAATCACCACAGACTATAAAAACTTGAAGAAGGAGGGTCCTGATTTCTGA